From the Bradyrhizobium sp. CCGUVB1N3 genome, one window contains:
- the traG gene encoding Ti-type conjugative transfer system protein TraG, with protein MKGSKIALAIAPAVLMVGSCLAITGIEVWFAKFGTTPNARLLLGRIGIAMPYALAAANGVVFLVAAAGATAIRAAGWGVVSGGMIVVAIAALREIARLHSFAGALPTGDRLLAYADPSTIVGATIVALGAVFGIRVAIRGNTAFASSIPRRIRGRRAIHGESDWMAMAEAARLFPEVGGIVIGERYRVDRDAGAGQSFRTEDAETWGAGGRSPLLCFDASFGSSHGIVFAGSGGFKTTSVTVPTALKWGGGLVLLDPSNEVAPMVSGHRHEAGRQVFVLDPRSSEIGFNVLDWIGQHGATKEEDIAAVASWIMTDNPRQGSARDDFFRASALQLLTALIADVCLSGHMDRKDQHLRQVRANLSEPEPKLRQRLQTIYDNSESEFVKENVAPFIAMTPETFSGVYANAVKETHWLSYANYAALVSGSSFTTAELAEGRTDVFINLDLKTLENHAGLARVIIGALLNAIYNRNGEVTGRTLFLLDEVARLGHLRILETARDAGRKYGITLLMLYQSIGQMREAYGGRDATSKWFESASWISFAAINDPETADYISKRCGDTTVEVDQLTRSSQMSGSSQTRSKQLARRPLMLPHEVLRMRTDEQIIFTAGNPPLRCGRAIWFRRVDMRACVGENRFYRREASSRR; from the coding sequence ATGAAGGGAAGTAAGATCGCGCTGGCCATCGCGCCGGCCGTGCTGATGGTGGGCTCTTGCCTTGCCATCACGGGCATTGAGGTGTGGTTTGCGAAGTTCGGGACAACGCCGAACGCACGCCTTCTGCTCGGCCGGATCGGCATCGCCATGCCCTATGCGTTGGCCGCCGCAAACGGCGTGGTCTTCCTGGTCGCGGCCGCAGGCGCGACCGCGATCCGCGCTGCCGGCTGGGGTGTCGTGTCTGGCGGCATGATCGTCGTAGCGATCGCCGCTTTGCGGGAGATCGCGCGGCTGCATTCCTTCGCCGGCGCGCTGCCAACTGGCGACCGGCTTCTCGCCTACGCCGATCCGTCGACCATCGTTGGCGCGACCATCGTGGCGCTTGGGGCCGTGTTCGGGATCCGGGTCGCGATCAGGGGCAACACTGCCTTCGCAAGCTCCATTCCGCGCCGCATCCGAGGACGGCGCGCCATCCATGGCGAGTCCGATTGGATGGCGATGGCGGAGGCTGCACGGTTATTCCCTGAGGTGGGTGGCATCGTGATCGGTGAGCGCTATCGCGTCGATCGGGATGCGGGCGCGGGCCAGTCCTTCCGCACTGAGGACGCCGAGACATGGGGTGCTGGCGGCAGGTCTCCCCTGCTCTGCTTCGATGCCTCCTTCGGCTCATCGCACGGCATCGTGTTTGCAGGGTCCGGCGGCTTCAAAACGACATCCGTCACGGTGCCAACGGCGCTCAAATGGGGCGGCGGGCTGGTCCTCCTCGATCCTTCCAACGAGGTCGCGCCTATGGTCAGCGGACACCGGCACGAGGCGGGTCGGCAGGTCTTCGTGCTCGACCCGCGCTCGTCAGAGATCGGCTTCAATGTGCTCGACTGGATCGGCCAGCACGGCGCGACCAAGGAAGAGGACATTGCCGCCGTCGCCTCATGGATCATGACCGACAATCCGCGCCAGGGTTCGGCACGGGACGACTTCTTTCGCGCCTCGGCCTTGCAGCTGCTGACGGCACTGATCGCCGACGTCTGTCTGTCCGGTCATATGGACAGGAAAGATCAGCACCTGCGCCAGGTCCGCGCCAACCTGTCCGAGCCGGAGCCGAAGCTGCGCCAGCGGCTTCAGACGATCTACGACAATTCGGAATCGGAGTTCGTGAAGGAGAACGTCGCGCCGTTCATCGCCATGACCCCGGAGACTTTTAGCGGCGTCTACGCCAACGCCGTGAAGGAGACGCACTGGCTCTCCTATGCCAACTATGCCGCGCTGGTGTCGGGGTCGAGCTTCACGACGGCCGAGCTGGCGGAGGGCCGGACGGACGTCTTCATCAATCTCGACCTGAAGACGCTGGAGAACCACGCCGGCCTTGCCCGCGTCATCATCGGCGCACTCCTTAACGCCATCTACAATCGCAATGGCGAAGTGACCGGCCGGACCCTGTTCCTGCTCGATGAGGTCGCTCGCCTCGGGCACTTACGCATTCTCGAGACGGCACGCGATGCCGGTCGTAAGTACGGCATCACCCTCTTGATGCTCTATCAGTCGATCGGCCAAATGCGCGAGGCCTATGGCGGACGTGATGCCACCAGCAAATGGTTCGAGAGCGCCTCCTGGATCTCCTTCGCCGCAATCAACGATCCCGAAACCGCCGACTACATCTCGAAGCGCTGCGGCGACACGACGGTCGAGGTTGATCAGTTGACCCGGTCCTCGCAGATGTCCGGTTCCTCCCAGACGCGGTCCAAACAGCTCGCGCGCCGGCCGCTGATGCTGCCGCATGAGGTGCTGCGCATGCGGACCGACGAACAGATCATCTTCACGGCGGGCAACCCGCCGCTACGCTGCGGTCGCGCCATCTGGTTCCGGCGCGTCGACATGCGAGCCTGCGTCGGCGAGAACAGGTTCTACCGGCGAGAAGCAAGTAGCCGTCGCTGA
- the traD gene encoding type IV conjugative transfer system coupling protein TraD, giving the protein MHRSDATEARKKNTREKIELGGLIAKAGLRYEKRALLLGLLIEAKERLHGNEAERERLTAIGAKAFGHEGK; this is encoded by the coding sequence ATGCACCGCTCCGACGCCACAGAGGCCCGCAAGAAGAATACGCGGGAGAAGATCGAGCTCGGCGGCCTGATCGCCAAGGCCGGGCTGCGCTACGAAAAGCGGGCGCTGCTGCTGGGCCTGCTGATAGAGGCCAAGGAGCGGCTTCACGGCAACGAAGCGGAACGCGAGCGCCTGACGGCGATCGGCGCGAAGGCGTTTGGTCATGAAGGGAAGTAA
- a CDS encoding effector protein — protein sequence MVDIKKKPIKLRDPVYKNARSARREAKQHLRAREMADEARSIDRGLRRPSKQTAYVAEMELFDKVKEGYHGEIGYKLLGNKKLVIDKNGKRTRKRGVVRKTTEVLERDPQSGTVYVSHLKREGWRKKASYEFGPKGELRSCSLELRNGRFREQWERDEKGHLIRTSYYTGRLRDGRFFRSISEEISAPYESAADNKKYRILTRTKGSRKEVFERDEDGNLELIGRESRGFSKYSIKSQDRRTEVTETRTLFGIKSYTSLLDPKGNELGRNITSHRRLWNKRSATFDERTYQLIDTKHTLGKLFKRETKYVGSDAKVVTTKVLGIKLKTRLKGLQEHEQNAQKMRAAEAIQHKAAWENTSHFDAPSNEGDRVEDDHHSNSVSTRNIDKIMLAVQSQAAAARETPLASGSANKSEALQVDFGKAQRPKYQSKLDSGGALREHDAPSGMQLLAAASHGATKPAGVDTVLEILPAFDAASRNDAIKDDFSKTQLPKHKSTLNSVANDCPWGMPPWKAASHGHETIKPVGEDTTPEVLPTSDVASRLEAIKDDFSKAQPPNYRSSSAASAAPNGRRMAMMEAARRRDGAAKRAGLDTRTVASIGRC from the coding sequence ATGGTCGACATCAAAAAAAAACCAATCAAGCTGAGAGATCCTGTCTATAAGAACGCCCGTTCTGCTAGGCGCGAAGCAAAGCAGCATCTTCGAGCGCGGGAAATGGCCGACGAAGCTCGCAGCATAGATCGCGGGCTTAGGAGACCAAGCAAACAAACCGCATATGTCGCCGAGATGGAACTCTTCGACAAAGTGAAAGAGGGCTATCACGGTGAGATCGGCTACAAGCTCCTCGGCAACAAGAAGCTTGTAATCGATAAGAATGGTAAGCGCACGCGTAAAAGGGGTGTGGTCAGGAAGACCACGGAGGTCCTAGAACGTGACCCGCAGTCAGGTACTGTTTACGTCAGCCATCTTAAAAGGGAGGGTTGGCGCAAAAAGGCGAGCTACGAGTTTGGCCCGAAGGGTGAGCTTCGCTCCTGCAGCCTCGAACTCAGAAATGGCCGTTTCCGTGAACAATGGGAACGCGACGAAAAAGGCCACCTGATTCGCACCAGCTACTACACGGGCAGGCTTCGGGATGGTCGGTTCTTCAGGTCGATTTCTGAGGAGATTAGCGCCCCTTACGAAAGCGCGGCCGATAACAAGAAATATCGCATCCTAACCCGTACCAAAGGCTCCAGAAAAGAAGTTTTTGAGCGAGACGAAGACGGCAATCTGGAACTGATCGGTCGCGAAAGTCGCGGCTTCTCGAAATATTCGATAAAATCGCAAGACAGGAGAACTGAGGTAACCGAAACCAGGACGCTCTTTGGCATCAAGTCATATACATCTCTATTGGATCCGAAGGGAAACGAGCTGGGCAGAAACATTACGTCCCATCGAAGGCTTTGGAACAAAAGGTCGGCCACGTTCGACGAACGTACCTATCAGTTAATCGATACCAAACATACCCTTGGCAAGTTGTTCAAACGTGAAACGAAATATGTCGGCAGCGATGCCAAGGTCGTTACCACGAAAGTGTTGGGAATAAAACTGAAGACGCGCCTAAAGGGTCTCCAAGAGCATGAGCAAAATGCTCAGAAAATGAGAGCTGCAGAAGCAATACAGCATAAGGCGGCTTGGGAAAATACCTCTCATTTCGACGCTCCTTCGAATGAAGGGGATCGCGTGGAAGACGATCACCATTCGAACAGCGTTTCTACCAGAAACATCGACAAAATCATGTTGGCGGTGCAGTCACAGGCAGCGGCGGCGCGCGAAACCCCACTTGCTTCCGGTTCTGCGAACAAATCCGAAGCGCTTCAAGTCGACTTCGGTAAGGCGCAACGTCCTAAGTATCAGAGCAAGTTGGACAGCGGTGGGGCGCTCAGGGAGCACGATGCCCCCTCGGGTATGCAACTGTTGGCAGCAGCGAGTCATGGGGCAACGAAACCAGCGGGCGTGGACACGGTTCTAGAGATCTTACCAGCCTTCGATGCTGCAAGCAGAAACGACGCGATCAAAGATGATTTTAGCAAGACGCAACTTCCTAAGCACAAAAGCACGTTGAACAGCGTTGCGAACGATTGCCCGTGGGGTATGCCACCGTGGAAAGCAGCGAGTCATGGTCATGAAACGATCAAACCAGTAGGTGAGGACACGACGCCAGAGGTCTTACCAACCTCCGATGTTGCAAGCAGACTTGAGGCGATCAAAGATGATTTTAGCAAGGCGCAACCTCCTAACTACCGAAGTAGTAGCGCCGCCAGCGCGGCGCCGAACGGTAGGAGAATGGCTATGATGGAAGCCGCAAGGCGTCGCGACGGAGCAGCGAAGAGAGCTGGCCTCGACACGCGAACTGTGGCGAGCATAGGTAGATGCTGA
- the virD4 gene encoding type IV secretion system ATPase VirD4 (The ATPase VirD4 is a core component of the VirB/VirD4 form of type IV secretion systems (T4SS), also known as type IVa secretion systems.), with the protein MRSSQKLERLLFGAALSLPLGVFLASAYVNFQHGFTLQAVQSFDVFAIWYETPFYRGYVTQAFCRGLTIVGFTAVIASLMLAAIVLKPQHHGTARWARFGEMRKARYILPYHRVSGPIFGKTVGPGWPGQYLSNGEQPHSLVVAPTRAGKGVGIVIPTLLTFNGSVLALDVKGELFELTSRARKARGDQIFKFAPMDPGGRTHSYNPVLDIVCMPSERQFSEARRLAYNLLSPKGKGSEGFIDGARDLFAAGVLACIERGTPTIGAVYDLLTLPGEKYKLFAQLAEECQNQEARRIFDNMAGNDTKILTSYTSVLGDGGLNLWADPLIKAATTRCDFSIYDLRRDPTTIYLCVSPNDLLVIAPLVRLFFQQVVAVMQRSMPTNDEIFEVLFLLDEFKHLGKLESVETAVTTIAGYQGRFMFVVQSLSALTGLYEQSGRETFLSNTGIQVFMATADEETPIYISKAIGDYTFRAKSKSFALSRMFDTNIHLSDQGANLMRPEQVRRIDENSEIVLIKGLPPLQMSKVKYYSDRILRRIFESQTGRLPEPTPITQQVSASATPVQCEQNGEEIASTSNPGYSAVNEADTFPTDPIALDHGEKYLALADQDQCRARHEAETSTLVEEAQTEPADKKAVKQWREREVENHTFEGARADQIEPMLKPEGEAMARQRALLNRIISLQKRSSSQSDVMI; encoded by the coding sequence ATGCGTTCCAGCCAAAAACTTGAAAGGCTTTTATTCGGTGCAGCTTTATCGCTGCCGCTCGGCGTATTTCTGGCGAGCGCCTATGTTAATTTTCAGCATGGCTTTACTCTCCAAGCGGTCCAGAGCTTCGATGTCTTCGCAATTTGGTACGAGACGCCCTTTTACCGGGGCTACGTGACGCAGGCCTTCTGCCGCGGATTGACGATTGTCGGCTTCACGGCTGTCATCGCGTCCCTCATGCTGGCCGCCATAGTGCTTAAACCCCAGCACCATGGCACGGCCCGGTGGGCGCGCTTCGGTGAGATGAGAAAAGCTCGCTATATCCTGCCCTATCACAGGGTTTCCGGACCAATCTTTGGCAAGACGGTGGGTCCGGGCTGGCCGGGCCAGTATCTAAGCAATGGCGAGCAGCCGCACAGCCTAGTGGTAGCGCCGACCCGCGCCGGCAAAGGCGTCGGGATTGTTATTCCTACGCTGCTGACGTTCAACGGCTCGGTTTTGGCGCTTGACGTTAAAGGCGAACTGTTCGAGCTGACGTCGCGCGCGCGAAAAGCCCGGGGCGACCAGATCTTTAAATTCGCCCCGATGGACCCGGGCGGCCGCACTCATAGCTACAATCCAGTTCTTGACATCGTCTGTATGCCGTCGGAGCGCCAGTTTAGCGAAGCGCGCCGCCTTGCTTACAACCTGCTTTCGCCGAAAGGCAAAGGGTCGGAAGGCTTTATCGATGGTGCGAGAGATCTGTTCGCCGCCGGAGTGCTCGCTTGTATCGAGCGTGGCACACCAACGATTGGCGCCGTCTATGACCTCCTCACATTGCCCGGAGAAAAGTACAAGCTCTTTGCCCAGTTGGCGGAGGAGTGTCAGAACCAAGAAGCGCGCCGCATCTTTGATAACATGGCAGGAAATGACACCAAAATTCTCACGTCCTACACGTCGGTCCTTGGAGATGGTGGACTTAACCTCTGGGCGGACCCGCTAATCAAAGCGGCGACGACGCGATGCGACTTCTCAATCTACGATCTCCGCCGCGACCCTACCACAATTTATCTTTGCGTGAGCCCAAATGACCTTTTGGTCATCGCACCACTGGTCCGCCTTTTCTTTCAGCAGGTAGTGGCGGTCATGCAGCGCTCTATGCCGACCAACGATGAGATATTTGAGGTCTTGTTTCTACTCGACGAGTTCAAGCATCTCGGCAAGCTAGAGTCAGTGGAGACGGCCGTCACCACAATCGCGGGCTACCAGGGTCGGTTCATGTTCGTGGTGCAGAGCCTCTCGGCTCTAACCGGCCTGTACGAGCAGTCGGGGAGGGAGACTTTCCTCAGCAACACCGGGATTCAGGTCTTCATGGCCACGGCCGACGAGGAGACGCCTATCTACATTTCCAAGGCGATCGGCGACTACACTTTCCGCGCCAAATCGAAGTCATTCGCGCTAAGCCGAATGTTCGACACCAACATCCATCTTTCGGATCAGGGAGCCAACCTGATGCGTCCTGAGCAGGTCCGCCGGATCGATGAGAACAGCGAGATCGTCCTGATCAAGGGACTGCCACCGTTGCAAATGTCTAAAGTGAAATACTACTCAGACCGCATACTAAGGCGAATCTTCGAGAGCCAGACCGGCCGACTGCCGGAGCCAACTCCGATTACGCAGCAAGTCTCCGCATCCGCTACGCCAGTGCAGTGCGAGCAGAACGGAGAAGAGATCGCCAGCACAAGCAACCCCGGATATTCTGCCGTTAATGAAGCAGATACGTTCCCAACGGATCCCATTGCTCTCGATCACGGCGAGAAATATCTCGCGCTTGCCGATCAGGATCAGTGTCGGGCACGACATGAAGCTGAAACGTCAACTCTGGTGGAAGAAGCGCAGACTGAACCGGCCGATAAGAAGGCAGTAAAACAATGGCGCGAGCGCGAGGTCGAAAATCATACGTTCGAGGGCGCAAGAGCCGATCAGATAGAACCTATGCTGAAGCCAGAAGGCGAGGCCATGGCCCGCCAGCGCGCGCTGCTCAACCGGATTATCTCATTGCAGAAGCGCTCATCCTCCCAATCGGACGTGATGATCTGA
- the traF gene encoding conjugative transfer signal peptidase TraF, whose product MTVRRFPLVILLAGAGLVIAVAGAGWCAGLRVNMTPSYPRGLWRIEMLDREAAAGDLVFVCPPHTAEFERAFDRGYIRRGLCAGGLSPLIKTVVAIGGQQVNVANRVSIDGRPLPDSEVRHADAARRPLTPFAGGVVPAGELYLHSDFAGSYDSHYFGPIPSSGVLGLARPVFTFGP is encoded by the coding sequence ATGACTGTTCGGCGTTTCCCGCTCGTGATCCTGTTGGCTGGCGCCGGCCTCGTCATCGCCGTGGCAGGCGCCGGCTGGTGCGCCGGACTGCGCGTCAACATGACGCCGAGTTATCCGCGCGGCCTGTGGCGGATTGAGATGCTGGATCGTGAGGCCGCTGCCGGCGATCTCGTCTTCGTCTGTCCACCGCATACGGCCGAGTTCGAACGCGCCTTCGACCGCGGCTACATCCGGCGCGGACTGTGCGCCGGGGGCTTAAGCCCGCTCATCAAGACCGTCGTCGCCATCGGCGGCCAACAGGTCAATGTGGCCAATCGGGTCTCGATCGACGGCCGTCCGCTCCCTGATTCCGAGGTCCGGCATGCCGATGCCGCCCGCCGTCCTCTCACACCGTTTGCCGGCGGCGTCGTTCCCGCCGGCGAGCTCTATCTCCACTCCGATTTCGCAGGCTCCTATGATTCCCACTACTTCGGCCCGATCCCGTCATCGGGCGTTCTCGGCCTTGCCCGGCCGGTCTTCACCTTTGGACCATAA
- a CDS encoding TraC family protein produces MKKPSRQIRDEIARLQDQLKQAETREAERIGRIALKAGIGEFESDEGALLSAFAEIAGRFRKGGGRAAKTAAAIAPGASSDLAEQG; encoded by the coding sequence ATGAAAAAGCCCTCGCGGCAGATCAGGGACGAAATCGCTCGGCTCCAGGACCAGCTGAAGCAGGCCGAAACGCGGGAGGCCGAGCGGATCGGCCGGATCGCACTGAAGGCCGGCATCGGGGAGTTCGAAAGCGACGAGGGGGCACTGCTGTCAGCGTTCGCGGAGATCGCCGGCCGGTTTCGTAAAGGAGGCGGCCGCGCCGCAAAGACGGCCGCGGCCATCGCGCCTGGCGCGTCTTCGGATCTGGCTGAACAGGGCTGA